A genome region from Setaria italica strain Yugu1 chromosome III, Setaria_italica_v2.0, whole genome shotgun sequence includes the following:
- the LOC101775503 gene encoding calcium-dependent protein kinase 14 — MGNCCCPGSSSAAPAPPPDPSYAGSSRPVGSATVTPPSAGAVSATSAPTPARPPAPVGPVLGRPMEDVKSTYTVGKELGRGQFGVTSLCTHKATGQKFACKTISKRKLSTKEDIEDVRREVQIMYHLSGQPGVVELKGAYEDKNSVHLVMELCAGGELFDRIIAKGHYTERAAASLLRTIVEIVHTCHTMGVIHRDLKPENFLLLSKDEDAPLKATDFGLSVFFKEGEVFRDIVGSAYYIAPEVLKRSYGPEADIWSVGVIVYILLCGVPPFWAESEHGIFNAILRGQVDFTSDPWPRISQGAKDLVRKMLNPDPKQRISAHDVLNHPWIKEDGEAPDTPLDNAVLGRLKQFRAMNQFKKAALRVIAGCLSEEEIRGLKEMFKSMDSDNSGTITVDELRRGLAKKGTKLSEAEVQQLMEAADADGNGTIDYEEFITATMHMNRMDRDEHLYTAFQYFDKDNSGYITMEELEQALREKGLLDGRDIKDIVAEVDADNDGRINYTEFAAMMRKGDPDQPSTNPKKRRDVVL; from the exons ATGGGCAACTGCTGCTGCCCGGGGTCGTCGtccgcggcgcccgcgccgccgccggacccctCCTACGCCGGCTCCAGCCGCCCCGTGGGCAGCGCCACCGTTAccccgccgtccgccggcgCGGTCTCGGCGACCTCGGCGCCCACGCCGGCCAGGCCCCCGGCCCCCGTCGGCCCCGTGCTGGGCCGGCCCATGGAGGACGTCAAGAGCACCTACACCGTCGGCAAGGAGCTCGGCCGCGGGCAGTTCGGCGTCACGTCGCTGTGCACGCACAAGGCCACGGGGCAGAAGTTCGCGTGCAAGACCATCAGCAAGCGCAAGCTCTCGACCAAGGAAGACATCGAGGACGTCCGCCGCGAGGTCCAGATCATGTACCACCTCTCCGGCCAGCCGGGCGTCGTGGAGCTCAAGGGCGCCTACGAGGACAAGAACTCGGTGCACCTCGTCATGGAGCTCTGCGCCGGCGGGGAGCTCTTCGACCGGATCATCGCCAAGGGCCACTACacggagcgcgccgccgcgtcgctgcTCCGCACCATCGTCGAGATCGTGCACACCTGCCACACCATGGGGGTCATCCACCGGGACCTCAAGCCCGAGaacttcctcctcctcagcaAGGACGAGGACGCGCCGCTCAAGGCCACCGACTTCGGCCTCTCCGTCTTCTTCAAGGAAGGGGAGGTGTTCAGGGACATCGTCGGCAGCGCATACTACATCGCGCCGGAGGTGCTCAAGCGGAGCTACGGCCCGGAGGCGGACATCTGGAGCGTCGGCGTCATCGTCTACATCCTGCTCTGCGGTGTTCCGCCATTCTGGGCAG AATCGGAGCACGGTATCTTCAACGCCATCCTGAGAGGGCAGGTTGACTTCACCAGCGACCCATGGCCGCGCATTTCGCAGGGCGCCAAGGACCTCGTCAGGAAGATGCTCAACCCTGACCCCAAGCAGCGGATTTCTGCACACGACGTCCTCA ATCATCCGTGGATCAAGGAGGATGGCGAGGCGCCTGACACGCCGCTGGACAACGCTGTTCTCGGCCGGCTCAAGCAGTTCAGAGCTATGAACCAGTTCAAGAAGGCAGCGCTAAGG GTTATCGCCGGATGCCTGTCGGAGGAGGAGATCAGGGGGCTCAAGGAGATGTTCAAGAGCATGGACTCCGACAACAGCGGCACGATAACCGTGGACGAGCTGCGCAGAGGGCTGGCCAAGAAGGGCACCAAGCTCAGCGAGGCCGAAGTCCAGCAGCTCATGGAGGCT GCCGACGCGGACGGGAACGGGACGATCGACTACGAGGAGTTCATCACGGCGACGATGCACATGAACCGGATGGACCGGGACGAGCACCTCTACACCGCGTTCCAGTACTTCGACAAGGACAACAGCGG GTACATCACGATGGAGGAGCTCGAGCAGGCCCTGAGGGAGAAGGGTCTGCTCGACGGCCGGGACATCAAGGACATCGTCGCCGAAGTGGACGCCGACAAC GACGGGCGGATCAACTACACCGAGTTCGCGGCGATGATGAGGAAAGGGGACCCGGACCAGCCATCCACCAACCCCAAGAAGCGGCGCGACGTCGTCCTGTGA